Proteins from one Setaria italica strain Yugu1 chromosome V, Setaria_italica_v2.0, whole genome shotgun sequence genomic window:
- the LOC101774613 gene encoding profilin isoform X1, with amino-acid sequence MSWQAYVDDHMLCDIDGQRLTAAAAILGHDGAEWAQSDAVPQVKPEEITAIMNDFNEPGSLAPTGLYLGGSKYMVIQGEPGAVIRGKKGPGGVTIKKTNMAIIIGIYEEPMTPGQCNMVVERLGDYLVDQGF; translated from the exons atgTCGTGGCAGGCGTACGTGGACGACCACATGCTCTGCGACATCGATGGCCAgcgcctcaccgccgccgccgccatcctcggcCATGACGGCGCCGAATGGGCCCAGTCCGACGCCGTCCCGCAG GTGAAACCTGAAGAAATCACTGCAATAATGAATGATTTCAATGAACCAGGCTCTCTAGCACCCACTGGTTTATACCTGGGGGGTAGCAAATACATGGTTATCCAAGGTGAACCTGGAGCTGTCATTCGAGGGAAGAAG GGACCAGGTGGGGTTACAATCAAGAAGACCAATATGGCTATCATCATAGGTATCTATGAGGAACCAATGACTCCTGGCCAGTGCAACATGGTTGTGGAGAGGCTTGGTGACTACCTTGTTGATCAGGGCTTTTGA
- the LOC101774613 gene encoding profilin-2 isoform X2: MASASPPPPPSSAMTAPNGPSPTPSRRSVNRVKPEEITAIMNDFNEPGSLAPTGLYLGGSKYMVIQGEPGAVIRGKKGPGGVTIKKTNMAIIIGIYEEPMTPGQCNMVVERLGDYLVDQGF; encoded by the exons ATGGCCAgcgcctcaccgccgccgccgccatcctcggcCATGACGGCGCCGAATGGGCCCAGTCCGACGCCGTCCCGCAGGTCAGTGAATAGG GTGAAACCTGAAGAAATCACTGCAATAATGAATGATTTCAATGAACCAGGCTCTCTAGCACCCACTGGTTTATACCTGGGGGGTAGCAAATACATGGTTATCCAAGGTGAACCTGGAGCTGTCATTCGAGGGAAGAAG GGACCAGGTGGGGTTACAATCAAGAAGACCAATATGGCTATCATCATAGGTATCTATGAGGAACCAATGACTCCTGGCCAGTGCAACATGGTTGTGGAGAGGCTTGGTGACTACCTTGTTGATCAGGGCTTTTGA